The following coding sequences lie in one Xanthomonas hyacinthi genomic window:
- a CDS encoding FAD-binding oxidoreductase encodes MIEDLAGPAPAIDCCIFVPAQFPLKLVDRRMLAPAIGHYRFVRDDGQPLPFVPGQFVQVHFHYADGTATKRSYSLATRHDPAQPADATVEIAVSFVAGGAATALFEGLEIGGQVCASGPYGRFCLNQGDRNRRYLLIATGTGVTPYRSMLPLLEAAMAERGADVLLLLGARTPAELLYGDEFGAFADAHPRFRFVPCFSRELPAAPHADVRHGYVQQFLGEFAPQADGDIAYLCGNPNMVDACFDALKQAGLPVQQIRREKYVSSK; translated from the coding sequence ATTATAGAAGACCTCGCGGGCCCGGCCCCGGCCATAGACTGTTGTATCTTCGTGCCTGCCCAATTTCCGCTGAAACTGGTCGACCGCCGCATGCTGGCCCCGGCCATCGGCCACTACCGCTTCGTCCGCGACGACGGCCAGCCGCTGCCGTTCGTGCCCGGCCAGTTCGTGCAGGTGCATTTCCACTACGCCGACGGCACCGCGACCAAGCGCAGCTATTCGCTAGCCACCCGCCACGACCCGGCGCAGCCGGCCGATGCGACCGTGGAGATCGCGGTCAGCTTCGTCGCCGGCGGCGCGGCCACGGCGCTGTTCGAAGGCCTGGAGATCGGCGGGCAGGTCTGCGCCAGCGGTCCGTACGGCCGCTTCTGCCTGAACCAGGGCGACCGCAACCGCCGCTATCTGCTGATCGCCACCGGCACCGGCGTCACCCCGTACCGTTCGATGCTGCCGCTGCTGGAAGCGGCGATGGCCGAGCGTGGCGCGGACGTGCTGCTGCTGCTGGGCGCGCGCACGCCGGCCGAGCTGCTGTACGGCGACGAGTTCGGCGCCTTCGCCGACGCGCATCCGCGCTTCCGCTTCGTGCCGTGCTTCTCGCGCGAGCTGCCCGCCGCGCCGCATGCCGACGTGCGCCACGGCTACGTGCAGCAGTTCCTGGGCGAGTTCGCGCCGCAGGCGGACGGCGACATCGCCTATCTGTGCGGCAATCCGAACATGGTCGATGCCTGCTTCGATGCGCTGAAGCAGGCCGGCCTGCCGGTGCAGCAGATCCGCCGCGAGAAGTACGTCAGCAGCAAGTGA
- a CDS encoding alpha/beta hydrolase, with protein MRYPCRLLAVGAATLLLAACQAAQTPQAQKAERSYGQLRFRPCTLTSPVAPNNVEAQCTRMPVAENPAAPGGRKIALNIAWLPVAGQGSSEPDPVFFLAGGPGQAATEVASIVDLALRDTRKRRDVFLIDQRGTGQSNPLTCLGADGKEMPLADPARAPTANELLDYARRCAQSLQGRADPRDYTTTQAIADLDAVRAALGADKLNLIGGSYGTRVAQQYAARYAAHTRSVVLDGVAPNELVVGGEFATTFEHAIKLQAEQCRATPACAKRFPTDTRAQLRTVVERLRQAPAEVDYRDPASGESKHDRVTADTVTSLAFSFSYAPQTASLLPLVLDEAAHGRYAPLASLAQLMGKQLDGQMNRGMQWSVICAEDADRYHAPAASADTLLGPEVAQMFFAACPSWPTGTRPADFTAPFTSNLPVLLTSGELDPVTPPRYAARVLQGLPNGRHLVVRGQGHGTMTLGCMPKLFGQFFETADAKRLDAHCLDAMSGVPAFTSFNGWEP; from the coding sequence ATGCGATACCCCTGCAGACTGCTCGCCGTGGGCGCGGCGACGCTGCTGCTCGCCGCCTGCCAGGCGGCGCAGACGCCGCAAGCACAGAAGGCCGAGCGCAGCTACGGCCAGCTGCGCTTCCGCCCCTGCACGCTGACCAGTCCGGTCGCGCCCAACAACGTCGAGGCGCAATGCACGCGGATGCCGGTGGCGGAGAATCCGGCGGCGCCCGGCGGACGCAAGATCGCGCTCAACATCGCCTGGCTGCCGGTCGCCGGGCAGGGCAGCAGCGAGCCCGATCCGGTGTTCTTCCTCGCCGGCGGCCCCGGCCAGGCGGCCACCGAGGTGGCCAGCATCGTCGATCTGGCGCTGCGCGACACCCGCAAGCGCCGCGATGTGTTCCTGATCGACCAGCGCGGCACCGGCCAATCCAATCCATTGACCTGCCTGGGCGCGGACGGCAAGGAAATGCCGCTGGCCGATCCGGCGCGCGCGCCCACCGCCAATGAGCTGCTCGACTACGCGCGGCGTTGCGCGCAATCGCTGCAGGGCCGTGCCGACCCGCGCGACTACACCACCACCCAGGCCATCGCCGACCTGGATGCCGTGCGCGCTGCGCTCGGCGCGGACAAGCTCAACCTGATCGGCGGTTCCTACGGCACCCGCGTCGCCCAGCAGTACGCGGCGCGCTATGCGGCGCATACCCGCAGCGTGGTGCTCGACGGCGTGGCGCCGAACGAGCTGGTGGTCGGCGGCGAATTCGCCACCACCTTCGAGCATGCGATCAAGCTGCAAGCGGAGCAGTGCCGGGCCACCCCGGCCTGCGCCAAGCGCTTTCCCACCGACACCCGCGCACAGCTGCGCACGGTGGTGGAGCGGCTGCGGCAGGCGCCGGCAGAGGTGGACTACCGCGACCCGGCCAGCGGCGAGAGCAAGCACGACCGGGTGACCGCCGATACCGTCACCAGCCTGGCGTTCTCGTTCTCGTATGCGCCGCAGACCGCATCGCTGCTGCCGTTGGTGCTGGACGAGGCCGCGCACGGGCGCTATGCGCCGTTGGCGTCGCTGGCGCAACTGATGGGCAAGCAACTGGACGGGCAGATGAACCGCGGCATGCAATGGTCGGTGATCTGCGCCGAGGATGCCGACCGTTACCACGCGCCTGCCGCCAGTGCCGACACGCTGCTCGGCCCGGAGGTGGCGCAGATGTTCTTCGCCGCCTGCCCGTCGTGGCCGACCGGCACGCGCCCGGCCGATTTCACCGCGCCGTTCACCTCCAACCTGCCGGTGCTGCTGACCTCCGGCGAGCTCGATCCGGTAACCCCGCCGCGCTATGCCGCGCGCGTGCTGCAGGGCCTGCCCAACGGCCGCCACCTGGTGGTGCGCGGGCAGGGCCACGGCACCATGACCCTGGGCTGCATGCCCAAGCTGTTCGGCCAGTTCTTCGAGACCGCCGACGCCAAGCGACTGGACGCGCACTGCCTGGACGCGATGAGCGGCGTGCCCGCCTTCACTTCATTCAACGGATGGGAACCATGA
- a CDS encoding ABC transporter permease: protein MNTTTKQQLLPPEATPAQRNWVALLTVVRREVKRILRIWGQTLVPPAITMTLYFLIFGGLIGSRVGAMGGYSYMQFIVPGLVMMSVIQNSYGNISSSFFGAKFGRHVEELLVSPVPNWVILWGYVAGAVLRGLMVGVLVLIIAMFFTPVLIPHPLVTLTTVLLGATIFSLAGFINAVYAKKFDDVAIVPTFILTPLTYLGGVFYSVKLLPGWAEAATHANPIFYMVNAFRYGLLGSSDVPVWVAYALMLGFVAVLSALALWLLKRGVGLRS, encoded by the coding sequence ATGAACACGACAACCAAGCAACAGCTGCTCCCCCCCGAGGCCACGCCGGCCCAGCGCAACTGGGTCGCGCTGCTCACCGTGGTGCGCCGCGAGGTCAAGCGCATCCTGCGCATCTGGGGCCAGACCCTGGTGCCGCCGGCGATCACCATGACCCTGTACTTCCTGATCTTCGGCGGGCTGATCGGCTCGCGCGTGGGCGCCATGGGCGGCTACAGCTACATGCAGTTCATCGTCCCCGGCCTAGTGATGATGAGCGTGATCCAGAACAGCTACGGCAACATCAGCTCCAGCTTCTTCGGCGCCAAGTTCGGCCGCCACGTCGAGGAACTGCTGGTCAGCCCGGTGCCGAACTGGGTGATCCTGTGGGGCTACGTGGCCGGCGCGGTACTGCGCGGGCTGATGGTCGGCGTGCTGGTGCTGATCATCGCCATGTTCTTCACCCCGGTACTCATCCCGCACCCGTTGGTGACGCTGACCACGGTCCTGCTGGGCGCGACGATCTTCTCGCTGGCCGGCTTCATCAACGCCGTGTACGCGAAGAAGTTCGACGACGTGGCGATCGTGCCGACCTTCATCCTGACCCCGCTGACCTACCTGGGCGGCGTGTTCTATTCGGTGAAGCTGCTGCCCGGCTGGGCCGAGGCCGCGACCCACGCCAACCCGATCTTCTACATGGTCAACGCCTTCCGCTACGGCCTGCTCGGCAGCAGCGACGTGCCGGTCTGGGTGGCCTACGCGCTGATGCTGGGCTTCGTCGCGGTGCTCAGCGCGCTGGCGCTGTGGCTGCTCAAGCGTGGCGTGGGGCTGCGCAGCTGA
- a CDS encoding ABC transporter ATP-binding protein codes for MNPASPLPSSAPVPALRVRELRKTYDNGVQALHGVSLDVLPGDFFALLGPNGAGKSTLIGIISSLVNLSAGQVEVFGTDLATQRSAAMRLLGLVPQEINFNLFEKPFDILVNYAGFYGLPRAQAEQRAEVELKRAHLWEKAQAMSRTLSGGMKRRLMIARAMMTQPRLLILDEPTAGVDIEIRRDMWRMLREINAAGTTIILTTHYLEEAESLCRNLAIIDRGRIVEQGPMRELLAKLDVEGFLLDIDGALPAQLPAIEGTTLLAQDAHTLDLDMPRAMDLNRVFAALGAAGIRVRSMRTKSNRLEELFVRLTGDHRDGQPAAAANGPVAADAPSPTPPPAAA; via the coding sequence TTGAATCCCGCTTCCCCGCTCCCCTCCTCCGCGCCGGTGCCCGCGCTGCGCGTGCGCGAGCTGCGCAAGACCTACGACAACGGCGTGCAGGCGCTGCACGGCGTGTCGCTGGACGTGCTGCCCGGCGATTTCTTCGCCCTGCTCGGCCCCAACGGCGCCGGCAAGTCCACCCTGATCGGCATCATCAGCTCGCTGGTCAACCTCAGCGCCGGCCAGGTCGAGGTGTTCGGCACCGACCTGGCCACCCAGCGCAGCGCGGCGATGCGCCTGCTCGGCCTGGTCCCGCAGGAGATCAACTTCAACCTGTTCGAGAAGCCCTTCGACATCCTGGTCAACTACGCCGGTTTCTACGGCCTGCCGCGCGCGCAGGCCGAACAGCGGGCCGAAGTGGAACTCAAGCGCGCGCACCTGTGGGAGAAGGCGCAGGCGATGAGCCGCACCCTGTCCGGCGGCATGAAGCGGCGGCTGATGATCGCCCGCGCGATGATGACCCAGCCGCGCCTGCTGATCCTGGACGAACCCACCGCCGGCGTGGACATCGAGATCCGCCGCGACATGTGGCGCATGCTGCGCGAGATCAACGCCGCCGGCACCACCATCATCCTGACCACGCACTACCTGGAGGAGGCCGAGAGCCTGTGCCGCAACCTGGCGATCATCGACCGCGGCCGCATCGTCGAGCAGGGCCCGATGCGCGAGCTGCTGGCCAAGCTCGACGTGGAAGGCTTCCTGCTCGACATCGACGGCGCACTGCCGGCGCAGCTGCCGGCGATCGAGGGCACCACCTTGCTGGCGCAGGACGCGCACACGCTGGACCTGGACATGCCGCGGGCCATGGACCTCAACCGCGTGTTCGCCGCGCTCGGCGCCGCCGGCATCCGCGTGCGCTCGATGCGCACCAAGAGCAACCGCCTGGAGGAACTGTTCGTGCGCCTGACCGGAGACCACCGGGACGGCCAGCCCGCGGCTGCCGCAAATGGCCCGGTTGCGGCGGATGCTCCTTCGCCGACGCCCCCGCCTGCCGCCGCCTGA
- a CDS encoding ABC transporter permease, which yields MSLFRTVFTVMRKELRDLARDRRTLALALLLGPLLYPALILGMGALAESRVRTQIDKPLDIPVIGRERAPNLVAFLAAQGLNAVAPPKDLTAAIRSQDIDLALRIGEDYAQAWREGRPALVEIVKDSTRRDADIPSTRVEAALRGYSQQVGALRLLARGIDAQVARPLDIATQDLATAEAKRGALLAMLLPVLLTITSFIGGAYLILDATAGERERQSLEPLLATPASRGAIVSGKIAAACVVGLASLLLTLLAFKLSAQVASGVGRQLNVGFVAMLQMLFVLLPMLFIGTSLLTVLAAAAKSMKEAQSHMTWLMLLPMLPGYALMVYPLKTTLWQFAVPFLAQNQMLLKIIRREPIDLQIWAVYLAAGFGLAAVLWLAAVRRYRQERLAISG from the coding sequence ATGAGCCTGTTTCGAACCGTTTTCACCGTGATGCGCAAGGAATTGCGCGATCTCGCGCGCGACCGCCGCACCCTGGCGCTGGCCCTGCTGCTCGGCCCGTTGCTGTACCCGGCGCTGATCCTGGGCATGGGCGCGCTGGCCGAGAGCCGGGTCAGGACCCAGATCGACAAACCGCTGGACATCCCGGTGATCGGCCGCGAGCGCGCCCCGAACCTGGTCGCGTTCCTCGCCGCGCAGGGCCTGAACGCGGTCGCGCCGCCGAAGGACCTGACCGCGGCGATCCGCAGCCAGGACATCGATCTGGCGCTGCGCATCGGCGAGGACTACGCGCAGGCCTGGCGCGAGGGCCGGCCGGCGCTGGTGGAGATCGTGAAAGACAGCACGCGCCGCGATGCGGACATCCCGAGCACCCGCGTGGAGGCGGCGTTGCGCGGCTACAGCCAGCAGGTGGGCGCCCTGCGCCTGCTCGCGCGCGGCATCGACGCGCAGGTGGCGCGGCCGCTGGACATCGCCACCCAGGACCTGGCCACCGCCGAGGCCAAGCGCGGCGCGCTGCTGGCGATGCTGCTGCCGGTGCTGCTGACCATCACCTCGTTCATCGGCGGCGCCTACCTGATCCTGGACGCCACCGCCGGCGAACGCGAGCGGCAATCGCTGGAGCCGCTGCTGGCCACGCCGGCCTCGCGCGGGGCCATCGTCAGCGGCAAGATCGCCGCCGCCTGCGTGGTCGGGCTGGCCTCGCTGCTGCTGACCCTGCTCGCGTTCAAGCTCAGCGCGCAGGTCGCCAGCGGCGTCGGCCGCCAGCTCAACGTCGGTTTCGTGGCGATGCTGCAGATGCTGTTCGTGCTGCTGCCGATGCTGTTCATCGGCACTTCGCTGCTGACCGTGCTGGCGGCGGCGGCCAAGAGCATGAAGGAGGCGCAGAGCCACATGACCTGGCTGATGCTGCTGCCGATGCTGCCCGGCTACGCGCTGATGGTGTATCCGCTGAAGACCACCCTGTGGCAGTTCGCGGTGCCGTTCCTGGCGCAGAACCAGATGCTGCTGAAGATCATCCGCCGCGAACCGATCGACCTGCAGATCTGGGCGGTGTACCTGGCCGCCGGCTTCGGCCTGGCCGCGGTGCTGTGGCTGGCCGCGGTGCGCCGCTACC
- a CDS encoding ATP-binding cassette domain-containing protein, with protein sequence MIVADNLHKAFKTKAGTVQAVQGVSFEAADGQITGLLGPNGAGKTTTLRMLYTLMAPDQGQVRVDGIDVGADPLAVRRALGVLPDARGVYKRLTARENIAYFGELHGLSAARIAERTRLLSAALDMDDILDRQTEGFSQGQRTKTAIARALVHDPRNVILDEPTNGLDVMTTRAMRGFLRGLRAEGRCVIFSSHIMQEVAALCDRIVIVAKGTVVAAGTAAELRALTGEDNLEDAFVKAIGSDEGLHA encoded by the coding sequence ATGATCGTCGCCGACAATCTGCACAAGGCGTTCAAGACCAAGGCCGGCACCGTGCAGGCGGTGCAGGGCGTCAGCTTCGAGGCGGCGGATGGCCAGATCACCGGCCTGCTCGGTCCCAACGGCGCCGGCAAGACCACCACCTTGCGCATGCTGTACACGCTGATGGCGCCCGACCAGGGCCAGGTGCGCGTGGACGGCATCGATGTCGGCGCCGATCCGCTGGCGGTGCGCCGCGCGCTGGGCGTGCTGCCGGACGCGCGCGGGGTGTACAAGCGGTTGACCGCGCGCGAGAACATCGCCTACTTCGGCGAACTGCACGGGCTGTCGGCGGCGCGCATCGCCGAGCGCACGCGGCTGCTGTCGGCGGCGCTGGACATGGACGACATCCTCGACCGCCAGACCGAGGGCTTCAGCCAGGGCCAGCGCACCAAGACCGCGATCGCGCGCGCCCTGGTCCACGATCCGCGCAACGTGATCCTCGACGAACCGACCAACGGCCTGGACGTGATGACCACCCGCGCGATGCGCGGCTTCCTGCGCGGGCTGCGCGCCGAAGGGCGTTGCGTGATCTTCTCCAGCCACATCATGCAGGAGGTGGCGGCGCTGTGCGATCGCATCGTCATCGTCGCCAAGGGCACGGTGGTGGCCGCCGGCACGGCCGCCGAACTGCGCGCCCTGACCGGCGAAGACAATCTGGAAGACGCCTTCGTCAAGGCGATCGGCAGCGACGAGGGACTGCACGCATGA